gcttttattattgCATATAAGTAAGCAAATATATTTATGCAACAAATATGTTAATAGAAAACATCCAAAACTTGCAAATAAggcacatcaaaaaaaatctgtCCTTTCAGAGTTATTTTAGATCATTGGCTAATAACCCCACCTATGGGTCAGCCGGGGGAAGTAACTGCTACATGATTTGCTATTGATTGATTAGTGTGTAGACTCTATAAAGAGGTTAACCTGTAGAAGATTGATGAATAGCAAATTTTTTtgcaggtaggaaaaaaaaagttatggttTTATTGCCAAGTAGGAATTAATTTCTTTGTATCTAATTTTGCAGTCTTATTCAAGCATTCTTTTTCCCCCTGAATGTcaataataatttttcatttcttccttttttctaagcttattttttaaaatattatttgtttggctgtcccagcacatggaatcttgttccctgaccagggatcaaacctgggcctctaACATTGGGaatgcagactcttaaccactggaccacaagggaagtcctcattTCTTCCTTTGATCCATCCTGCTGGTTTACTCattaaatagttaaataaatcTTGGTTCTCACTATGTATCTGTATTAGTCAAGTTTACCTTGGTGCAAATTTTGCTTTGACAAATAGTATCAAGCCATATACACTGTCCTaccctttggtttttttttcacttaatacatCTTGAAGGTAGTTTCACAccagaatataaagagcttccttACTCTTGTTTTGCCACTGTATAGAATACATCATATGGTTATGCAGTATTTATACTCAAAATCAATTTAGCCAGCCCCCtactgatgaacacttaggtcgTTTCCACTCTTTTATTATTGCAAACAATGCTGTATGAATAACCCTGTACACAGCCTGAGGGCAGAGCCACTTAGAAGCTGAGGGAAGGCTGAAGGGCCTCTAGAGGGCAAAGGAGCCTAAGGGAGGGCCCTGGTGAcctgctcccagccctgcctAGCCGGTCTTCCCCTGGCTCTGTGCCAATCCGGCCtcctcctgtctcctcctctccatcctgaGCTCCTGGTATCTCCAGACAGGAAGGGACAGCCTTCGGTTCCCTGAAGCCCTGGGCTCTGGCTTCCACTGAAAGCCAGCTGAGGGTGCCTTGGACAGGAGGATCTTGGGGGCTCGGGGCCTGGGGCTGGTACTATCCCTGGGCTGGAGCCACTGGGGGCACATGCTCAGCACACCCTGAGGGCTCTGGTAGGGGGTGAAGACCCGGGGGCCGGGGACTTCCtgagggggctggggggctgggggcgggggcggggcagtGCCCAGCAGCTCGGGTACAGACTTCCTTCGGGTTCCCAGTGCGGGGGGGTGGTCAGGGCACAGAGTGTGGCAGGCGGTGGTGAGGAAAGGACTGGCCAggctggtggtgatggttacaagGTGGTCCAGGACACCCCCTTCCTGAGGAGACTGCGCAAAGGGGAGGGTCAAGGTGGCCTGCAGTCGCTCTAGGAGAGACGGGGAGGCCTGAGCCTGGGCCACGAGcccgggcaaggctggccactcAGGCTGATAATGCCGGCTGAGCTGCTCCACTTGGGGCCGCCGCAGCAGCTGCCGGATCCTCTGCACCGTGTCGAAGCTGTCTGTCAGAAACGCCCACTCCAGGGCGGTCTTGCCCCGGACGGGATCCACGGCTGTCAGGTCAgcacctggggggtggggggcacaggggTGTCATGGGGTGGGACAGGGAACTGCTGACTTGCAGAAGGACAGATTCTTTAGCAATAGGACTGAGTGTCTCATCCTGTTGCAGCTGGAAGCTGAGGATCCTCAGTGGCTACAGCCCAGGGTCAGTACCAGTCCCAGATTCAACTTCTGGTTTAGGACTGATGAAGAAATTGGAGTCCAGCGAGGGGGAAAGACTTCAGAGAGAccttctggggggtgggggggtgtctcCAAATCTGGCGTAGAACAGAGACCCCCTGAGCTAAGGCACTCACCAGAGGGATGGTGTGCAGGTTGCCCAGGATGGGTTGGGGGTCCCTGGAGCAGGTGAGGGGATCCTGCTGGCTCCCACACCTGGTTCTGCCCTTCATCACCACACCCCCCTAAtcctgggaagcagggagaggCTGTCACTTTGAAACAAAGGAGGGGGTGCAGACCTTCCTCTCTTCTGACTCCAAACCCAGTCTGATGCAATGGGGAAGGGAAAAGCTGAAGGCTGGGGGTCCCCAGAGTGAACAACAGAGGGGAGACCCACCTCATGGAGTAATGAGGATCTGAGACTCCACAGACAATGTGGACTTCACCCCAGAGCAACTCTACACTGCCCCTACATCTCAACCATCCATCACTGCATTCCTGGAACCCTGGCTCCTCAGAGCTGGAAATCAGCCCAGAGAAGGCCATCACTCTCGTTACCCTGGGTACGCTCAGAGAAGGAAGCCGTTTGCCCTCAATCACTCAGCTGGTAGCACAGCCGGGATGAGAACTCAAGAATCTGGTTCCAGACTCCAGCTTTTTTTGGTATTAGGTTATCCAGCTGGTCCAGTTATCCTCCCAACCTTTCTTTTCCGGGACCATCATTCACAGTGGCAACAGAGCCCTCAATAGCTGGACCCTTTATCAGAAGCCCCAGCACACTCTCCCCCACTCCAGGAGGTCAGCTTGGATTGatcttccttctccatctctctcctcGTTGCAACTATGATAGCAGGCAGTGCtggtggggagggatgggggagggactCCAGGCCACAGATCCTGGTCCAGGCCCCATGCACCTGCCATGAGGAGGGCAGCGACGCATTCTGAGCGATCCCGCATGGCGGCCTTCATCAGCGCGGTCAGTCCCCGCTGGTCCCGGCGCTCCAGGTCAAGGCCTGCATAGTAGTTGATCAGGTGACTCACCAGAGACACGTGGCCTATAAGGCACCAAGGGCAGAGCTTAGCTACTCAAGAAAGGGATGATAAAGCCCCAAACCCACCTTCCATCCAACAAGGCAGCGTCTGGGGTGGGAGAACGTCATTGCAGACAGTGTGGGGCTATGGTCGGGTCTGGAGCGGGACTACTGATTAAGGATGGGGTTAGCAGCCTCTCACCTGCTTGGGCAGCCAGCATGAGGGCTGTGTCCCCTTCTTTGTCCTGCTGGTTCACATCCAGGAAAGGACAGCGGCTGAGCAGGGCCACCACACTTTGGAAACCATGGTAGCAGGCGACCATGAGGCCTGTCTGGAGGAGGGGCAGCTCAGCCTCTGTGGTTTCCTCCAGGAGCTCCATGGGGGCCCTGGGTCCTCTAAACCCACAACCGTCTCAGAGATGTCCcaggccctgggaagacccactcTTACCCACTCCCTCCTGAGGACCCAGGCGATGGGTGCTGACCCTGAAGCTTACAGTGCCCTCGCTCCCCTGCAAAGCCCCCCGGGGTGGCTCACCCTCCCGTTGCCGTCCACCTGGGTGGCTTCCTCTGGGGAGACCCCATCTTCCAGCATGGCTTGCAGCTGGGCAGGGTCATTGCGGACACAGGCCCAGTACAGGGCCCCCAGTGTGCAGCTTGGGGTAGAGGCCTCACTGTCCAGGCAAGACAGGGCCTCAGACGCATCCAGCCCTCCCTTCTGCCAGGTCGACTCCTGGTCTTCCATCTTGCAGCCAAGAAGGCGAATGGCTCCTTCTCACGCGGTTGATATCTATAACACAGGATGAGGGGAACAGTGTTCTCCCTGGACCCCGGGAGGGATCCCAGCAGTTGTGACTGCCCAACTGGCCCTGGGGAGAGCTTTTTCTTGCTGGAGTCTCCCGTCCCATCTATCTTGGAGAGAGGACAAACCCCTGGCAGAGAGTTGCAAGAGTCTTAAGAGGACAGGAGTCCTTCACTATTAAGCGAGGATCCCAGTGAGATTCAAGGAGAGCAGCGGTCTTCTCTTTCCCATGGGACCTTACCTGGGGTTCACAGGGTCCCTAGCAGGCAgtcactgctggggcccagccTGGAGCCCAAAGCATTCCCCAGACTCCTGGGAGCACACTCACCGTGTCTCTGGCGTGTGTCGAGGTGGACTATCCGCCCCAGGAAGCAACGCTGGTAACAGATGGCTCGCCTTAACGGAAAAAGCTGCCTCAAACACCTCGGAGCTGAGCTGGATCAAGCCGGGTTAGTTGGGGGGAGGcggtgcggggggtgggggcgggcgggCAAGGCGGGGCCGGCGCTCTCCTCTCCAAGATGACAGAGACCCGCCCCAAAAGCCTGTCCGGGGTGGGCGGGGCCCAGTCAGGGCAGCTCCGCCCCCGCGGAGGCGGTTCTGAGAGTAAGCACCCCATCTCAGCCGACGCACTCACCTTGCGCCTTCAGGGGAGACTGGCTGTATCAGAAACCGATCCTTCGATGGTGGAAGGGCTACGATGTCCCTAGACGCAGTCTCAAAAGCTGAAGTCCCTTCTTCCTTGGTGGAGCGGGGTCTTGGTGATGGGGCGGTGGTGGAAGAGGGTGCTATTGATGACATCTCACTAAACAGGGGCTggagaggagatgtgggttccaggGGTCACCTGGATCTATTTTTTGAGGTTCTGGAGAAATTAAAGTATAAAGAATTGCTTAATTAAGGGCACAAAAACTATGATATAGAAGGTTTACGGGATTAGTTTGTTGTGgtaaattaaatatgaaatatttaaattgtgTTGATAtctaaatgaattcatttgattATGTAAGTTGTTtacttataattatttattaaattaataatgaAGTATTGTTAAACCATTCTTTAAGTTAAATTACTAATAAATATCAAGTTTAATGAATTGTTTTTGGGCCTCAGGTGTAGAAAATGGAGCAAGTCATATTCCTCTGCTTATATCAGTCCAATTATAAGACTGTATAAGATCTCTCTCTTGTTTTACTTTACTTTATTTGGCTTATCTCTTTCTTCCCTGATCCCCGGAGCACATTCTCCTTTCCTTTACCAACTGACACAAATATCCTTGAAAATGTACATTTCATTGAGAAAGGTAGTGttgatttgtgtatgttttaACTATACAccttgcttcccttgtggctcagctggtaaagaatctgcctgcaatgcaggagacgtgggttcgatccctgggttgggaagatcccttggagaagggaaaggctacccactccaatattctggcctggaaaattccattgatggtatagtccatggggtcgcaaagagttggacaccactgagcgactttcactttcactttaactaaCACCTTAGATTGTGCTGAGCTCATTGTGTTTGTTCTCTTCACTCAGCGCTATGTTTTCAGGTTCTGTCCTTGTTGCATTCCTTGCAGTGTATTTGTCAGGAGTGCCTTTGGTTGTAAGTAATCAAAAACTGACCTCAGCGGTGTGGTGGCTGCCACAGACTGACTTTTCAACATCCATCCAAAGCTACAGATGCTGGAAAGCTAAAATGACACCTCCCAGATTCTTGTGAGCTAGGAATCTATGATTTATGTTCTGCTCTTGTGTGAGACATAAATTTGGAATACAGCTAAGTAGCATGGGACATCCGTTTTGCTGTCACAGATCATGATAGATGCAGGGGGATTCTGGTGAGTAGCTTCCTGATTCATCGGCTTCCTGTAGTAATGACTGTTGTTTTCCCCATCACAAGCAGAGGTCATGTGCCTCTCAAAGCTGGGAGTTGTTCCTGGACCTAGAGCCTGCTTCTCCATTTAAACTAGCCAGGTTTATTTCTATTGTCTGTAATTGAACAGACACTCTGACTCATGTGGCTTAAACAAATAGAGATTTATTCTTCATA
The sequence above is drawn from the Dama dama isolate Ldn47 chromosome 3, ASM3311817v1, whole genome shotgun sequence genome and encodes:
- the ANKRD33 gene encoding photoreceptor ankyrin repeat protein isoform X1; this translates as MEDQESTWQKGGLDASEALSCLDSEASTPSCTLGALYWACVRNDPAQLQAMLEDGVSPEEATQVDGNGRTGLMVACYHGFQSVVALLSRCPFLDVNQQDKEGDTALMLAAQAGHVSLVSHLINYYAGLDLERRDQRGLTALMKAAMRDRSECVAALLMAGADLTAVDPVRGKTALEWAFLTDSFDTVQRIRQLLRRPQVEQLSRHYQPEWPALPGLVAQAQASPSLLERLQATLTLPFAQSPQEGGVLDHLVTITTSLASPFLTTACHTLCPDHPPALGTRRKSVPELLGTAPPPPPAPQPPQEVPGPRVFTPYQSPQGVLSMCPQWLQPRDSTSPRPRAPKILLSKAPSAGFQWKPEPRASGNRRLSLPVWRYQELRMERRRQEEAGLAQSQGKTG
- the ANKRD33 gene encoding photoreceptor ankyrin repeat protein isoform X2, with amino-acid sequence MVACYHGFQSVVALLSRCPFLDVNQQDKEGDTALMLAAQAGHVSLVSHLINYYAGLDLERRDQRGLTALMKAAMRDRSECVAALLMAGADLTAVDPVRGKTALEWAFLTDSFDTVQRIRQLLRRPQVEQLSRHYQPEWPALPGLVAQAQASPSLLERLQATLTLPFAQSPQEGGVLDHLVTITTSLASPFLTTACHTLCPDHPPALGTRRKSVPELLGTAPPPPPAPQPPQEVPGPRVFTPYQSPQGVLSMCPQWLQPRDSTSPRPRAPKILLSKAPSAGFQWKPEPRASGNRRLSLPVWRYQELRMERRRQEEAGLAQSQGKTG